One segment of Acidovorax sp. DW039 DNA contains the following:
- a CDS encoding EAL domain-containing protein yields MPVMHRLSAWLGRLSVGRKLMLIYLLDLTAVIYVSSILIHEKNEAIDFTRKEIVGTAYAAVVRDGLMGQFLQTSQAAPSAQAVLERLVPLRELHDEKLRTGPASLQFGRSLEPFALPQAGLQAGSTSSALVLAAARSQLLRDGRELLTTIANQSNLILDPDLDSYYVMSLTMLRFPELLQAVHDTAVFLQASKPARGPQWASELLTLTGRLDAVMQGIESDYNQAFNASKPEMHAALANQRQALKTSLTELQGLLQTMAAGESRRSLADVSEQQTRVLLALTSAWDSGFTHLDYLLAQRVDGLFARMWLHLGTALVLLGCILSLVTLVARQIAKPLQHLAKVADEVRHSGDHGLRAQWSSRDEIGRLVTAFNDMLAQLDRERLLQQELAASARAAQAQRELVEAFPIALMVTSIPEHEVLHANAPASPWLNGRTQDPWVAGLDPGVRARFFQRLADLGSVDEFEVRWKCGTEPSWAVLSARRLHYQGRDAVLTSFTPINVLKVMEQRLELWAKVFEASSEGIIIMDAGHNVLSVNKAFCRSTHYDFYELIGENLSLLLDDSPGESLAEQIARSMRDKESWQGEVRFRRRSGETYPAWLMVSAVREGKDGLVSNHIGIAIDITDRKLNEERIQFLAHHDVLTELPNRSLCVQHLQRALAQAREAGTQVAVLFIDLDRFKAINDTLGHHIGDGLLRSVASRLVQAVRSLDTVSRLGGDEFVVVMRDVAGREDVQQLVERRLIPLIRQSHPVEGHELNVSCSVGIAVYPEDGADLDELMRRADAAMYEAKTTGRDMAKFYSVETDQRAQARQSMEQHLRRALERDEFRVHYQPRISARTGRLQGVEALLRWQHPVLGAVPPMDFIPIAEETGMIRTIGAWVLEQACLQWLQWQALPLQEGGSAHPLGGVTVSVNLSATQLADPHLVPDIATLLERTGVPANRLELEITESQLMDNADGASRQLTALKALGVHLSIDDFGTGYSSLAYLKRFDIDKLKIDRSFVRELLSNPADMAITRAIIALGQSLGLSLVAEGVEDMATGQVLTALGCDELQGYYFSRPLSAQELEQWTKACGKADERRGSQAVVQTVLTQAKAGPALSV; encoded by the coding sequence ATGCCCGTGATGCACCGACTTTCGGCCTGGCTGGGGCGCCTGAGTGTGGGGCGCAAGCTGATGCTGATCTATCTGCTGGACCTCACTGCCGTCATCTATGTCTCCAGCATCCTGATTCACGAAAAAAACGAGGCGATTGATTTCACCCGCAAGGAAATTGTGGGAACGGCTTACGCGGCCGTAGTGCGCGACGGGTTGATGGGGCAGTTTTTGCAGACATCCCAGGCTGCGCCTTCTGCCCAAGCGGTGCTCGAACGCCTGGTCCCCCTGCGCGAGTTGCATGACGAAAAGCTGCGCACGGGGCCCGCCAGCCTGCAGTTCGGCCGTTCACTGGAGCCCTTTGCATTGCCGCAAGCGGGGTTGCAGGCGGGCTCCACGTCTAGCGCCTTGGTGCTGGCGGCAGCGCGCAGTCAGTTGCTGCGCGACGGGCGCGAACTGCTGACCACCATCGCCAACCAATCCAACCTGATTCTGGACCCGGATCTGGACAGCTACTACGTCATGTCCCTGACGATGCTGCGCTTTCCCGAGCTGCTCCAGGCGGTACATGACACGGCGGTGTTTCTGCAAGCCAGCAAGCCAGCGCGCGGGCCGCAATGGGCATCAGAGTTGCTGACGTTGACGGGGCGGCTCGACGCTGTGATGCAGGGCATTGAGTCTGATTACAACCAGGCCTTCAACGCCAGCAAGCCTGAGATGCATGCCGCGCTGGCCAACCAGCGGCAGGCACTCAAAACCTCGCTGACGGAATTGCAGGGCCTTTTGCAGACCATGGCGGCGGGGGAGTCGCGCCGCAGCCTGGCCGATGTTTCAGAGCAGCAAACCCGCGTGCTGCTGGCGCTGACTTCCGCTTGGGATTCTGGCTTTACCCATCTGGACTACCTGCTGGCCCAGCGGGTGGACGGCCTGTTTGCCCGCATGTGGCTGCATCTGGGCACGGCGCTGGTGCTGCTGGGGTGCATCCTGAGTCTGGTCACGCTGGTCGCAAGGCAGATTGCCAAGCCCCTGCAGCATCTGGCCAAGGTGGCTGACGAGGTGCGCCATAGCGGTGACCATGGCCTGCGCGCGCAGTGGAGCAGCCGCGACGAGATCGGTCGTCTGGTCACAGCGTTCAATGACATGCTCGCCCAGCTGGACCGGGAACGTCTGCTGCAGCAGGAGCTTGCAGCCAGCGCCCGTGCCGCCCAGGCGCAGCGCGAACTGGTCGAGGCGTTTCCCATCGCACTCATGGTGACGTCCATCCCTGAGCATGAGGTGTTGCACGCCAACGCGCCCGCAAGTCCCTGGCTCAATGGCCGCACGCAGGACCCCTGGGTGGCGGGGCTGGACCCTGGTGTACGCGCCCGGTTTTTCCAGCGGCTGGCCGACCTGGGTTCGGTAGACGAGTTCGAGGTGCGCTGGAAGTGCGGGACCGAGCCGTCGTGGGCCGTGCTGTCGGCACGCCGGCTGCATTACCAGGGGCGTGACGCGGTGCTCACCTCGTTCACCCCCATCAACGTGCTCAAGGTGATGGAGCAGCGGCTGGAGCTGTGGGCCAAGGTGTTCGAGGCCTCGTCCGAGGGCATCATCATCATGGACGCCGGGCACAACGTACTCAGCGTGAACAAGGCGTTTTGCCGCAGCACGCACTACGACTTCTATGAGCTGATTGGTGAAAACCTGAGCCTGTTGCTGGACGACAGCCCGGGCGAGTCCCTGGCGGAGCAGATTGCCCGCAGCATGCGCGACAAGGAATCGTGGCAGGGCGAGGTGCGCTTTCGTCGCCGCTCTGGAGAAACCTATCCCGCCTGGCTCATGGTATCTGCCGTGCGCGAGGGCAAGGACGGTCTGGTCTCCAACCACATCGGCATTGCCATCGACATCACCGATCGCAAGCTCAACGAGGAACGTATCCAGTTCCTGGCCCATCACGATGTCTTGACCGAGTTGCCCAACCGGTCACTGTGCGTGCAGCATCTTCAGCGCGCGCTGGCGCAGGCCCGCGAGGCGGGCACGCAGGTGGCTGTGCTGTTCATTGATCTGGATCGCTTCAAGGCCATCAACGACACCCTGGGTCACCACATTGGCGATGGGCTGCTGCGCTCGGTCGCTTCCAGACTGGTGCAGGCCGTGCGCTCGCTGGACACCGTCAGCCGCCTCGGTGGCGACGAGTTTGTGGTGGTGATGCGCGATGTGGCGGGCAGGGAGGATGTGCAGCAACTGGTGGAGCGCCGCCTTATCCCCCTCATCCGCCAAAGCCACCCCGTAGAGGGGCATGAGCTGAATGTCTCCTGCAGTGTGGGCATTGCCGTCTACCCCGAAGACGGAGCAGACCTGGACGAGCTGATGCGCCGCGCCGATGCCGCCATGTACGAGGCCAAGACCACCGGGCGTGACATGGCCAAGTTCTACTCTGTGGAGACAGACCAGCGCGCACAGGCCCGCCAATCCATGGAACAGCATTTGCGCCGGGCTCTGGAGCGAGACGAGTTTCGCGTGCATTACCAGCCCCGCATCAGTGCCCGAACGGGGCGGCTGCAGGGGGTGGAGGCGTTGTTGCGCTGGCAGCATCCTGTGCTCGGGGCTGTGCCTCCCATGGACTTCATTCCCATTGCAGAGGAGACGGGCATGATCCGCACCATTGGTGCCTGGGTGCTGGAGCAGGCCTGCCTGCAGTGGCTGCAGTGGCAGGCGCTGCCTTTGCAGGAAGGGGGGAGCGCCCATCCTTTGGGGGGGGTGACGGTGTCGGTCAATCTCTCTGCCACGCAACTGGCAGACCCCCACCTGGTGCCCGACATTGCCACCCTGCTGGAGCGCACAGGCGTGCCCGCTAACCGGCTTGAACTGGAGATTACCGAATCCCAGCTCATGGACAACGCAGACGGCGCGTCACGCCAGCTCACGGCGTTGAAAGCCTTGGGTGTGCATCTTTCCATCGACGATTTCGGCACTGGATACTCCAGCCTGGCCTACCTCAAGCGCTTTGATATCGACAAGCTGAAGATCGACCGTTCTTTTGTGCGTGAGTTGCTCTCCAACCCGGCTGACATGGCCATCACACGGGCCATCATCGCGCTGGGCCAGTCGCTGGGGTTGAGTCTCGTGGCGGAGGGCGTGGAAGACATGGCGACTGGCCAGGTACTGACGGCTCTAGGGTGTGACGAGCTGCAGGGCTACTACTTCAGCCGCCCCTTGTCTGCGCAGGAGCTGGAGCAGTGGACCAAAGCCTGTGGCAAGGCCGATGAGCGGCGAGGCTCACAGGCGGTTGTGCAGACCGTGCTGACCCAGGCAAAGGCCGGGCCTGCACTTTCTGTGTAG
- a CDS encoding antibiotic biosynthesis monooxygenase, with amino-acid sequence MIAVLFEVEPHRDAHQAYLDHAASLRIPLEAMDGFISVERFESITQPGKLLSLSFWRDEAAVVRWRGSAEHRQAQQAGRASIFRDYRLRVATVVRDYGMHERDQAPGDSRAFHQPFHRP; translated from the coding sequence ATGATTGCCGTGCTCTTTGAAGTGGAACCGCATCGCGATGCCCATCAGGCTTATCTGGACCACGCAGCCAGCCTGCGCATACCGCTGGAGGCCATGGATGGCTTTATCTCGGTAGAGCGTTTTGAAAGCATCACGCAGCCCGGCAAGCTGCTGTCACTCAGCTTTTGGCGCGATGAAGCGGCGGTGGTGCGATGGCGCGGCAGTGCAGAGCACCGACAGGCGCAGCAGGCGGGCCGTGCGAGCATCTTCAGGGACTACCGGCTGCGAGTAGCCACCGTCGTGCGCGATTACGGCATGCACGAGCGAGATCAGGCGCCCGGGGATTCCAGGGCTTTTCATCAGCCCTTCCACCGGCCGTGA
- a CDS encoding NIPSNAP family protein translates to MPITCFIRYEIDPFQLEAFRSYAEAWGRIIPRCGGHLVGYFLPCEGSNYEAWGLIAFDSLAAYEAYRARLRADPEGRANFDWAQRQRFIVREERTFTEAVAGTLWQAPHPGLEPADRASPAGTGEAA, encoded by the coding sequence ATGCCCATCACCTGCTTCATCCGCTATGAGATTGACCCGTTTCAGCTAGAAGCCTTCCGCAGCTATGCCGAGGCCTGGGGTCGCATCATTCCCCGCTGCGGCGGGCATCTGGTGGGCTACTTTCTGCCATGTGAGGGCAGCAACTATGAAGCGTGGGGGCTGATTGCATTCGACAGCCTAGCGGCCTACGAGGCGTATCGCGCGCGTTTGCGGGCCGACCCCGAAGGCCGCGCCAACTTTGACTGGGCCCAGCGCCAACGCTTCATCGTGCGAGAAGAGCGCACCTTCACCGAGGCAGTGGCGGGCACACTGTGGCAGGCTCCGCATCCTGGACTGGAACCCGCTGACAGAGCATCGCCCGCCGGGACAGGAGAAGCCGCATGA
- a CDS encoding helix-turn-helix transcriptional regulator, giving the protein MNTNRIAHLASLVGEPARTAMLLALMDGRALTAKELAAAAHISAATASRHLGLLVEAGLLVIQPQGRHRYHRLASLDVARMLEGLMQLAMQPPQHRPVHTGPRDPALRMARLCYDHVAGRLGVAIAAHLLDEQAIAFDEEGGGRVTGIAPQVLQAWGVTVPSAGARGHRKPWCRPCLDWSERRSHIGGPLGRLLCAHGLQSGWLLRGTAARALQVTPAGAVAMRHLLGLERWRFVTGDSAGE; this is encoded by the coding sequence ATGAATACCAACCGCATCGCCCATCTCGCCTCATTGGTTGGCGAGCCGGCGCGTACCGCCATGCTGCTGGCCCTGATGGATGGGCGTGCCCTCACTGCAAAGGAGCTGGCAGCGGCTGCCCATATCTCCGCAGCCACTGCCAGTCGCCACCTGGGTCTGCTGGTCGAGGCGGGGCTTTTGGTCATACAGCCTCAGGGGCGTCACCGGTATCACCGCCTGGCATCGCTCGATGTAGCGCGCATGCTGGAAGGATTGATGCAGTTGGCCATGCAGCCACCCCAGCACCGCCCCGTGCACACCGGCCCGCGCGACCCCGCATTGCGCATGGCACGCCTGTGCTACGACCACGTGGCCGGACGTCTGGGCGTAGCCATTGCGGCGCACCTGCTGGATGAGCAGGCCATTGCGTTTGATGAAGAGGGCGGTGGGCGGGTGACAGGGATTGCGCCCCAGGTGCTGCAGGCGTGGGGCGTTACCGTTCCCTCGGCCGGGGCTCGGGGGCACCGCAAACCCTGGTGTCGCCCCTGTCTGGACTGGAGCGAGCGCCGCTCACACATCGGTGGCCCCCTGGGCAGGTTGTTGTGCGCCCATGGCTTGCAAAGCGGCTGGCTGTTGCGTGGCACGGCCGCGAGGGCGCTGCAGGTGACGCCCGCGGGTGCGGTAGCCATGCGTCATCTGCTGGGCCTGGAGCGTTGGCGCTTTGTGACGGGGGACTCAGCCGGTGAGTGA
- a CDS encoding NAD(P)/FAD-dependent oxidoreductase yields MHSLPFFDAVIIGAGAAGLFCAGQAGQRGLKVLLVDHSDKVAEKIRISGGGRCNFTNRDLDVRAPHKHFVGQNPQFCRSALSRYTPADFIALVQKHGIPFHEKHKGQLFADRSAEDIIQMLLAECEAGNVTRWQPCSIKNIAFLPSSADGSSAGSYQIDTSQGPVRTRSVVVATGGLSIPKIGATDLGYRLAQQFNIPLVERRPGLVPLTFDGAGWAPYAQLAGLALPVQISTGAKKERMAFDEDLLFTHRGLSGPAVLQISSYWQEGTPLSINLAPGADLAAALQQAKGRSRKLIANELATLVPSRLADAWAGQDAQWQRPVNEASDKALNLLAERLARWELTPTGTEGYKKAEVTLGGVDTKALSQQTMEAKAQPGLYFIGEVVDVTGWLGGYNFQWAWASGMACAQALPHA; encoded by the coding sequence GTGCACTCTCTTCCCTTTTTTGATGCCGTCATCATCGGCGCGGGCGCCGCTGGCCTGTTTTGCGCAGGCCAGGCGGGCCAACGGGGCCTGAAGGTTTTGCTCGTTGACCACAGCGACAAGGTGGCAGAGAAAATCCGCATCTCGGGTGGCGGGCGGTGCAACTTCACCAACCGCGATCTGGATGTGCGGGCACCCCACAAGCACTTTGTGGGGCAAAACCCGCAGTTTTGCCGCTCGGCGCTCTCGCGCTACACACCGGCCGATTTCATCGCGCTGGTACAAAAGCACGGCATCCCTTTCCATGAAAAGCACAAGGGCCAGCTGTTTGCCGACCGCTCGGCAGAAGACATCATTCAGATGCTGCTGGCCGAGTGCGAGGCGGGCAACGTCACGCGGTGGCAGCCTTGCAGCATCAAGAACATAGCCTTTTTGCCCTCTAGCGCTGATGGATCAAGCGCAGGCAGCTATCAAATTGATACCAGCCAGGGCCCGGTGCGCACGCGCAGCGTGGTGGTCGCGACGGGAGGGTTGTCGATTCCCAAGATCGGGGCCACAGACCTGGGCTACCGGCTGGCGCAGCAGTTCAACATACCGCTGGTAGAAAGGCGGCCCGGGCTGGTGCCACTGACGTTTGACGGCGCAGGCTGGGCGCCCTATGCCCAACTGGCAGGGTTGGCGCTGCCGGTGCAGATCAGCACCGGAGCCAAAAAGGAACGCATGGCTTTTGACGAGGACCTGCTGTTCACCCACCGGGGGCTTTCCGGCCCGGCGGTGCTGCAAATCTCCAGCTACTGGCAGGAAGGCACGCCACTGTCGATCAACCTGGCCCCCGGCGCTGATCTGGCCGCGGCGTTGCAGCAAGCCAAGGGCCGCTCTCGCAAGCTGATTGCCAACGAACTGGCGACTCTGGTGCCCAGCCGCCTGGCAGACGCCTGGGCGGGGCAGGACGCGCAATGGCAGCGCCCGGTGAACGAGGCTTCGGACAAGGCACTGAACCTGCTGGCAGAGCGCCTGGCACGATGGGAGCTGACGCCCACCGGCACCGAGGGCTACAAGAAGGCCGAGGTGACCTTGGGCGGTGTGGACACCAAGGCTCTGTCGCAGCAGACCATGGAGGCCAAAGCCCAGCCCGGGCTGTACTTCATTGGCGAGGTGGTGGATGTGACCGGCTGGCTGGGCGGGTACAACTTTCAGTGGGCCTGGGCCAGCGGCATGGCCTGCGCGCAAGCGCTGCCTCACGCCTGA
- a CDS encoding TonB-dependent siderophore receptor → MRTLCPAGSPRAAFHSLSHLHPIALAAALLSLSPAWAQTPPAEPAATQSEAAAPGEGVTEPKALDHITISGARESASTRLPLTPRENPQSLNTIDRAQMERQSLTSIDAVLRNVTGVAVSFYDTQRPIYFARGFQITDFKVDGLPTYSGNTNQEYDTALYERIDVVRGANGILTAIGVPSATVDMIRKRPQREFAASVALTAGSWSLWRGELDLNTPLTSDGSVRSRLVVAPQTKESFRDRYKEDKTSLLAAIEADLGNATVATVGFQRQRNVPEAPIWGTIPRFAADGGLANLPVSTSFSPSWTRWERTSSTLYANVDHQINDDWSAKLSLNHTEGETFRLATYGSGYVNRSTGAGMTLRAAVGGGTETQDTLDAYLSGKVQLGGRKHDLVVGVSASRVETHTDSYSSVNGWTYNIPNLYTWDGSAPAPSYRATGAFTEQITRQTGLYASARWRLSDPLSLLTGARITDWHRQTDAYNTSGTYTGTSAIQDENRKITPFVGVVYELTPTLSAYASHSRIFNPQNYKDATNQPLSPVVGSNTEAGLKAELLERRMQASVALFQTKQNNYGVRDSSVPEASLPDGTSAYKTVNGTRSHGFEIDVSGYINRQWRMNVGFTRTMVTRAATDLIWANLPEYQLQLGSDYQFTGALAPLSVGGDVQWQSKIVGYNIPHPTLGTVTVTESPMALVNLRATWKFNPKLSATLAINNLTSKKYWANLDYPNYGDPRNVSLTLRAAF, encoded by the coding sequence ATGCGCACCTTGTGCCCCGCAGGCAGCCCCCGCGCTGCCTTCCATTCGCTCTCGCATCTCCACCCCATTGCACTGGCCGCTGCGCTGCTCTCGCTGAGCCCCGCCTGGGCGCAAACCCCACCTGCAGAGCCCGCGGCGACGCAGAGCGAGGCAGCAGCCCCAGGCGAGGGTGTGACAGAGCCTAAGGCGCTGGATCACATCACGATCTCTGGCGCACGCGAAAGCGCATCCACTCGCCTGCCGCTTACGCCGCGCGAGAACCCCCAGTCCCTCAACACCATAGACCGTGCGCAGATGGAACGCCAGTCGCTCACCAGCATTGATGCGGTGCTGCGCAACGTGACCGGCGTGGCCGTGAGCTTTTACGACACGCAGCGCCCCATCTACTTTGCGCGCGGTTTTCAGATCACCGACTTCAAGGTCGATGGCCTGCCCACCTACAGCGGCAATACCAACCAGGAATACGACACCGCACTGTACGAGCGCATCGACGTGGTGCGCGGTGCCAACGGCATCCTCACCGCCATCGGTGTGCCCTCTGCCACCGTGGACATGATCCGCAAACGCCCGCAGCGGGAATTTGCAGCGTCGGTGGCGCTAACGGCCGGGTCTTGGAGCCTGTGGCGCGGTGAGCTGGACCTGAATACCCCGCTGACCAGCGATGGCAGTGTGCGCAGCCGTCTGGTGGTGGCACCACAAACCAAAGAGAGCTTCCGCGACCGCTACAAGGAAGACAAAACCTCCTTGCTGGCAGCCATCGAGGCCGACCTGGGCAACGCCACGGTGGCGACGGTGGGCTTTCAGCGCCAGCGCAATGTGCCCGAGGCCCCCATCTGGGGCACCATCCCGCGCTTTGCAGCCGATGGCGGCTTGGCCAACCTGCCGGTGTCTACCAGCTTCTCTCCATCGTGGACGCGCTGGGAGCGCACCTCATCCACGCTCTATGCCAATGTGGACCATCAGATCAACGATGACTGGAGTGCCAAACTCAGCCTGAACCACACTGAGGGCGAAACCTTTCGGCTGGCAACCTACGGCTCAGGCTATGTCAACCGCAGCACGGGCGCGGGCATGACATTGCGCGCTGCCGTCGGCGGCGGCACAGAGACCCAGGACACGCTGGACGCTTACCTGTCGGGCAAAGTGCAACTGGGTGGCCGCAAGCATGACCTGGTGGTGGGCGTCAGCGCATCGCGCGTGGAAACCCACACCGACAGCTACAGCAGCGTGAACGGCTGGACTTACAACATCCCCAACCTCTACACCTGGGACGGCAGCGCGCCCGCGCCCAGTTACCGCGCGACCGGGGCATTCACCGAGCAGATCACCCGCCAGACCGGCTTGTACGCATCGGCCCGCTGGCGCTTGAGCGACCCGCTCTCGCTGCTGACAGGGGCGCGCATTACCGACTGGCACCGCCAGACCGACGCGTACAACACTAGCGGCACCTACACAGGCACCTCGGCCATTCAGGACGAGAACCGCAAGATCACGCCCTTCGTGGGCGTGGTGTATGAGCTGACGCCCACCCTGTCCGCCTACGCCAGCCACAGCCGCATCTTCAACCCGCAAAACTACAAGGACGCGACCAACCAGCCACTGAGCCCTGTGGTGGGCTCCAACACCGAGGCAGGCCTGAAGGCAGAGCTGCTGGAGCGCCGCATGCAGGCATCCGTGGCCCTGTTCCAGACCAAGCAGAACAACTACGGCGTGCGCGACAGCAGCGTGCCCGAGGCCAGCCTGCCGGACGGCACCAGCGCCTACAAAACCGTCAACGGCACCCGCTCGCACGGCTTTGAAATCGACGTGTCTGGCTACATCAATCGCCAGTGGCGCATGAATGTGGGCTTTACCCGCACCATGGTTACCCGCGCCGCCACCGATCTGATCTGGGCCAACCTGCCCGAATACCAGTTGCAACTGGGCTCTGACTACCAGTTCACCGGCGCGCTCGCGCCGCTCTCTGTGGGCGGCGATGTGCAGTGGCAAAGCAAGATCGTGGGCTACAACATCCCCCACCCGACCCTGGGCACAGTCACCGTCACCGAATCGCCCATGGCGCTGGTCAACCTGCGGGCCACCTGGAAGTTCAACCCCAAGCTCAGCGCCACACTCGCCATCAACAACCTGACGAGCAAAAAATACTGGGCCAACCTGGACTACCCCAACTACGGTGACCCGCGCAACGTGAGTTTGACGCTGCGCGCGGCGTTCTGA
- a CDS encoding sterol desaturase family protein produces the protein MIELEKLNEFTESHGALRTGKGLVSGVIALTLAVLCLLGVLAFHFPQYLTTPELRKSYDVNVIRTIMLVAMAIAGGISLVNILFNRARWLATFSFAMVALAALLGGHKVEVDPNFPDHTPYIGLDWFILDLLGSSLIFIFIEKLFAHRKDQPVFRAEWQTDFHHFIVNHMVVGFVLLATNLIVHKFFGWAANDGVRGWVQGLNFWVALFGIILVADLVQYWTHRAYHEVPLLWRLHAVHHSVKSMDWMAGSRQHILELIITRSMVLAPIYVLGFSKEVIDAYIVIVGFQAVFNHANVSVRLGPLRYVLVTPNFHHWHHSQDQEALDKNYAAHFAFLDYLFGTAVKSTKLWPEQYGVLGDYVPNGFFKQLKFPFTWKG, from the coding sequence ATGATCGAACTGGAAAAACTCAACGAATTTACCGAGAGCCACGGCGCGCTGCGTACCGGCAAGGGGCTGGTATCGGGCGTGATCGCACTGACGCTGGCTGTGCTTTGCCTGCTGGGCGTGCTGGCATTTCACTTTCCGCAATACCTCACCACGCCTGAGCTGCGCAAGAGCTACGACGTGAACGTCATCCGCACCATCATGCTGGTGGCGATGGCCATTGCAGGGGGTATCTCGCTGGTCAACATTCTGTTCAACCGGGCACGATGGCTGGCAACGTTCTCCTTCGCCATGGTGGCCCTGGCAGCCTTGCTGGGTGGACACAAGGTGGAGGTGGACCCGAACTTCCCGGACCATACGCCCTACATTGGTCTGGACTGGTTCATCCTGGACCTGCTGGGCAGCTCGCTCATCTTCATCTTCATTGAAAAGCTTTTTGCGCACCGCAAGGACCAGCCCGTGTTCCGCGCCGAGTGGCAGACGGACTTTCACCATTTCATCGTGAACCACATGGTGGTGGGCTTTGTGCTGCTGGCCACCAACCTCATCGTGCACAAGTTCTTTGGCTGGGCCGCCAACGATGGCGTGCGCGGCTGGGTGCAGGGACTGAACTTCTGGGTGGCGCTGTTCGGCATCATTCTGGTAGCCGATCTGGTGCAGTACTGGACGCACCGCGCCTACCACGAGGTGCCGCTGCTGTGGCGTTTGCACGCGGTGCACCACAGCGTCAAAAGCATGGACTGGATGGCAGGGTCGCGCCAGCACATTCTGGAGCTGATCATCACCCGCTCGATGGTGCTCGCGCCCATCTATGTGCTGGGCTTCAGCAAGGAAGTGATTGACGCCTACATCGTCATCGTGGGCTTCCAGGCGGTGTTCAACCACGCCAATGTCAGCGTGCGCCTGGGCCCGCTGCGCTATGTGTTGGTCACGCCCAACTTCCACCACTGGCATCACAGCCAGGACCAGGAAGCGCTCGATAAAAACTACGCCGCGCACTTCGCATTTCTGGACTACCTGTTCGGTACCGCCGTCAAAAGCACCAAGCTCTGGCCCGAGCAGTACGGCGTGCTGGGTGACTACGTGCCCAATGGCTTCTTCAAGCAGTTGAAGTTTCCGTTCACGTGGAAGGGATGA
- a CDS encoding acyl-CoA thioesterase produces MNIPSHQLSMTVLMSPDMANFSGNVHGGAILKLLDQVAYSCASRYSGCYTVTLSVDQVMFLQPIHVGELVTFLASVNYTGSSSMEVGVKVVAEEIRSQVVRHVNSCFFTMVAVDENRKPVAVPPLSPSTPDERRRWDAAVMRKTLRKELAERFAQVRQTAGQ; encoded by the coding sequence ATGAACATCCCTTCACACCAACTCAGCATGACGGTGCTCATGTCGCCCGACATGGCCAACTTCTCGGGCAACGTGCACGGCGGTGCCATTCTTAAATTGCTCGACCAGGTCGCGTATTCGTGCGCCAGCCGCTATTCGGGCTGCTACACCGTCACGCTGAGCGTCGATCAGGTGATGTTTCTGCAACCCATCCATGTGGGCGAGCTGGTGACCTTCCTCGCTAGCGTGAACTACACCGGCAGCTCGTCGATGGAGGTGGGCGTCAAGGTGGTGGCAGAGGAGATCCGCTCGCAAGTGGTGCGGCACGTCAACAGCTGCTTTTTCACCATGGTGGCGGTGGACGAGAACCGCAAGCCCGTGGCTGTGCCGCCGCTTAGCCCCTCCACCCCCGATGAGCGCCGCCGCTGGGATGCCGCCGTGATGCGCAAGACCTTGCGCAAGGAACTTGCAGAACGGTTTGCGCAGGTGCGGCAGACTGCAGGGCAATAA
- the cobA gene encoding uroporphyrinogen-III C-methyltransferase has product MSRPHTPTSSGADRPHLGTGGQCTLVGAGPGDPELLTLKALKAIQAATVLLVDDLVSDAIVAHASPTARIVYVGKRGGCKSTPQAFIEKLMLMAVNEGENVVRLKGGDPFIFGRGGEEVEHLRAAGVPVTVINGITSGLAGLTSLGAPLTHRDYAHGVVFVTGHAKPGDTGTDWPTLARTARDAKLTLVIYMGVSGSASIEQQLLTGLPAETPVAIIQHATLPQQRHAVTTLDQLHTTIVREGLGSPSIIVVGDVVQGVAAATGGNAAPAPQARRAT; this is encoded by the coding sequence ATGAGCCGCCCCCACACCCCTACATCCAGCGGCGCAGACCGCCCCCACCTTGGCACCGGCGGTCAATGCACGCTGGTGGGCGCAGGCCCTGGCGATCCGGAGCTGCTCACGCTCAAGGCACTCAAGGCCATACAGGCCGCGACCGTGCTCCTGGTGGATGACCTGGTCAGCGACGCCATCGTGGCCCATGCCTCTCCCACCGCCCGCATCGTGTATGTAGGCAAACGCGGCGGCTGCAAGAGCACCCCGCAGGCTTTCATTGAAAAGCTGATGCTGATGGCGGTAAACGAGGGCGAGAACGTGGTGCGTCTCAAGGGTGGCGATCCGTTCATCTTTGGCCGCGGCGGCGAAGAGGTGGAGCACCTGCGCGCAGCCGGGGTGCCGGTTACCGTCATCAACGGCATCACTTCGGGTCTGGCGGGGTTGACCTCGCTGGGGGCCCCCCTCACCCACCGCGACTACGCCCACGGCGTGGTGTTCGTCACTGGCCACGCCAAGCCCGGTGACACAGGCACCGACTGGCCCACGCTGGCGCGCACCGCACGCGACGCCAAGCTCACACTGGTCATCTACATGGGGGTGAGCGGCTCTGCCAGCATCGAGCAGCAACTGCTGACCGGGCTGCCCGCTGAGACTCCCGTTGCCATCATCCAGCACGCCACCCTGCCCCAGCAAAGGCACGCCGTCACCACTTTGGACCAGTTGCACACCACCATCGTGCGCGAAGGGCTGGGCAGCCCTTCCATCATTGTGGTGGGTGATGTGGTGCAGGGGGTTGCGGCCGCCACCGGGGGCAATGCGGCACCTGCACCGCAGGCTCGCAGAGCCACCTGA